The Treponema primitia ZAS-1 sequence TTTTCCGTAAGATAGGTATTGATTTCCCGTTCCTTGTATTTCATCAGGACCGCCGAGGTACAGGCCCGCCGGGCGTGATCCGGCAGATCCAGGGGGGCGCCGAAAAAGGACATGATGGCATCCCCTTCATACTTATCTATGGTTCCTTTCTGTTCAAGAATGATATTACTCATGTCTGAAAGATAGATATTGAGGAGCTGTACCAGATCTTCCGCGTCCAGTTTCTCCGCAATGGTGGTAAACCCCTGGATGTCCGTAAAGATTGCGGTCATATTCCGTTTTGATCCCCCAAGCTGCAGCCGGGATGGGTCGCTCATCACGTCCTGTACCACATCCCCGGATACATAGGTGGAAAACGCCTTTTTAAGATTGTCGTTGTAGTACTGTAATTCCTGCTGCTGAACTTCCAGCTTTTGTTTCTGTGATTCCAGGGTCCGTTTTTGGGATTCCACCAGGAGGTGTACCTCGATACGTTTTAATAAGAGTGATGGTACAAAGGGTTTGGTTATGTAATCAATGGCGCCCAGGGTTAAGCCGTCAAGCTCATCGTTGGTTTCACTCTTGCCGGTCAGGAAAATAACCGGGATGTCCCTGGTTTCACTTTTTCCTTTGAGGATTTTGATGGCCTCGTAACCGTTCATCTCCGGCATTTCGATGTCAAGCAGGATCAGACCTGGTTGGTGTTTTTCAAGAAGGGTGAACATTTTT is a genomic window containing:
- a CDS encoding response regulator, with product MGNEQELIILVDDNPTNLMNGINVLSAQYNVFTAPSAKKMFTLLEKHQPGLILLDIEMPEMNGYEAIKILKGKSETRDIPVIFLTGKSETNDELDGLTLGAIDYITKPFVPSLLLKRIEVHLLVESQKRTLESQKQKLEVQQQELQYYNDNLKKAFSTYVSGDVVQDVMSDPSRLQLGGSKRNMTAIFTDIQGFTTIAEKLDAEDLVQLLNIYLSDMSNIILEQKGTIDKYEGDAIMSFFGAPLDLPDHARRACTSAVLMKYKEREINTYLTEKGLSSIPLFTRIGINTGDMVVGNMGSERKMNYTIMGNAVNLASRLEGVNKQYGSRILVTEETFRAAGDGFLTRRLDTVRVVGVVTPVQIHELLDTAESAAAQTRQLIELFNRARDIFENR